One Cryptosporidium parvum Iowa II chromosome 1, whole genome shotgun sequence genomic window, CCCAATTTCaatttagaaaattcaTCTCAGgaaaattcttttgaagGCGTAACTCCATACAACTCCAAGATTAATCAGCcttatattaatagttCTTCAAATAACTACTCTGATGACAAATACTTGGAAGAAATAGAAATGGACCTTAACGAAcaattgaataatttctcTAAGTATACGAATACAAATTTGTCAAATACACGCCCAAGCGAAAGTAATACAGACAGAAGTATTGAAATTCTCAAACACCAGGAAATTCCAATAGAAAACGTTATTCGAGAAGTTGGATGCTGCCATATTAAGTATATTATGCCATTTCCAAAAGATCTAAAACCAAAGATATTTAAAGGAACTAGCAACTTTCAGTTTCCCTATTTAAGGtcattatattaataggatttcaaataaataaatttaagtAAATGTGACTAGTATTTTATGATTGTTAagtaattcattatttaatttaaattgcATTTGCATGTCCACTGAATTAGTCACGTAATGTCTCCGACCAGgttatatttattgatcaataaaaaaactGAAATAAAAGTTTAAAGAAAGATTAGTTGATGAATTAACTTTTAGGAATTATGCACTCTGTGTGTAGCAACAATGATGACGATAAAAGCGACATATTTTCTGGTTCAGATTCACATAAATTTGTACCACTGAATCCCAATTTCGCAAAAGAGATCAATGCCTCAATCCCAATGGGAGTATATGGTggaattcaaaaaaatgaagaacCTTACTTAAACTCCATGAAAAATTCAAGCCTAATGGTTATGGAATTGATTCCTACTCAACAAATTGTCAAGTGCGAGACTCATACTTTACAAAATCaagatttaaattttgCTCAGTTAAATAGGGAAGACCTCGTACACAAAGGCAGTTATGATTCATATTCATTTGAAACTATAAAAAATCATTACTTTGATTGTAGGTATTTACCTAATGAATACACTGATGATAATCTGTTTTTGAAGGATTCTTTTTCTACAAAAAAACAAGGGGAAATTACAATCAAGCAACTAATTAAACAAGCATCTGGAATAATCACTGAAGAAGTTGCGAACAACTGTAGAGCAACAGGCATTGGATTAAAACAGGCTGTTTCTGGCGAAATTACTCAAGTGATGATTTATACATACTCTGAAAATAACCAGAGAATAACTTATGGCGGATATAATTTCAGGATTTTATTAACGCCTTACAAACTGGACAGTCTAAATAGCCAAGATCAAGTTCCATTCATTTCTTTGGAGTTGCTTGATATGAATGAAGTATTTGAGGGAAGTGTAATAGATAATCACGATGGTACCTATACAGCATCTTACATTTGTAAAAAAGCAGTTCCTCacaaattagaaattgTAGAAAGTAAGAATAAGATTAAAATAGGAGAATCTCCATTTGTGATTCAAGTCACCCCTGGAAAATCATATCCGGAATTGTGTTGGGCTGAAGGCGAAGgattgaaatattataatatagaTGAGACAATATCTactttcaaaatatattctgTAGATAGAATGGGGAATAAAACGAAAAGAGGAGGCGATAAATATGAGGTATTTGGCGTTGGGGGAATTaaaattcaacaaatattaGATTTGAAAAATGGAGAATATGAAGTATATTACAAAGTACATAAATGTAACTTAGATGATTATaaggaaattaatattaaattatttgggCAATTTATCAAAACTCCTGCATTTTATCCAGTATCTAAAGTCTTATTAGAtgaaaaaacaataaatacaaattatGAGATTGATCAAAATAACTTGTTAAATAAAACTATTTTGAAGTTCGATAATTTGTCCATTGATATTAAACCAGCTTACACACTTTCAATGGTATTCAAACACTTTAATgagatgaagaagatggGGAATGAGATTGACATTTCGATACCCAACTTGGCCCCATTTccagaagaaaaagaaagcaaAACCAATAgagaaataattaagaGGCTTGGAATTTTAAATAGTTCAAATAACTTCGAAGTAAATGATGACATGattttaaatgataaaattaGAGCTAGTATATTGGAtgattataaaaataatattttgaaaaatatcaCAAATAAGCTGATTAAGAATGAGGAGATTTTGAATGATCTGTCTAAAGCTATTATTCTGCATTGCGAAACAGGTAAAAAGCATGATAGAAAACTTGctaaagatgaaaaaaaactaGAGTCTGAATTGGATGAAATAACAGATTGCCAACAGAGAATGTTTGCGACGTATTCTTGTTTACAACAAGGTGGTATTGATAGTTTGCCAGTTTCATTTGAATTGGAAGACCCTGGAAAAGTGAAGTCCCGTCAGACTAAAGATAGAAAATTCTACATAGATACATATAATTTACTAGAAAAGAagtttgaagaaattaatttaagaaaggaattatttgagaaaaaaaggGATGAATACACACAGAAATTACATCGAACGTTGGCAACAAGACAGAAGTCTATAATAAAAACTCAAAGGAGCTATAACAGAATATTGGATGAGTTGGACAAAGTTTATTCGcaattatcaaaaaaacAAACTAGAAGACAAGATTTATacaaaaatttgaaatcaGATTCACTTAAAGTATATGAAGGACTAGAGAATCAAAAAGTATTGGATTTccatttaaagaaaaatacaGTAATAACAATGAATAGTGAAAGACACGAAGTTGATAAGCTTGCAAACCATGAtgacaataataataataataaaaggaTTACCGGGAGGGATAGAAAATATAACAATTACTCTTGCTTAGTCCCCACAGATCCTGAAAGCCCTGCGTTTTGGTTTGCAGAAGCATCATATCTTAGAGatgaaaaggaaaaaatcAATCAGTACAAAAAACatgatgatgattttaatataaataatctATTAAGTGATAATCcacaaaaaattaaaaggtGGGATTTAGATGAGGACAGTAGATGGATAAGCTGTCCTTCAAGCGTTTCAATAACATTTTCAACAATGAAAACACCGGAAATACAACCTATAAAGCAAAAAGGAATGttcaaaaatgatatttatactgaaaactttaataaaattaaaaatgaaattttatcaGGCGAGAAAAAAGATCCTATGCTACCTGAAAATATgaatgatgaagaaattaatgttattattcaaaaagataAGGAAAGAAAGAAGCTATTCAGTAAAATGATAAATACTAAAAAAAGTAACGCTTTGGATGATAATTCCAGTCAATGGGTTAATGAACCACCAAGTccaagaaaaattaaatcattttataataaatatttggattattACAAcgaaaaattatttaatgtaattaaagaagaatctaataatgaagaattgAAATATGAAACAGATATAGGCCATGATTACAtagatattaatttattaaataaagatgTTAAATTAATACCCAAATTATTTTGGGATAAAGATTTTATACTTAAATTAAATGCTGGAGCAACACAGAAAGAAGATTTTGACAAGATAAAGAATGTTTGGGAAGATCAGCTAAAAGCAGGCCGtgaaatgaagaaaagtATCGAAgcagaaaaattaaagctGATGAAGTTACTTCCAAAAgatgattttaatattaatcatttaGATGTTATGGAATACCATGACGAAAATAACCTGGttaacaatattaaagatagTAATATAGTGAAAACTGACTGGAGGCAAATTAATCATACATTTAAAAGCGATCCTAGGGATGTTCCATGGGAATTTTTGGATGAGATTTCTAAATTGGACACTATGCCAAGCCAAGAGTTGAATAAGGAAgatttacaaaaatatattgtagAATCACTGGTATTGAATGGTAAAGGTTTAtctaatataaaaaatcaaattaagGAGAGCTTAattcaagaagaaaaaagtattaGGGAGGCACAAAGTAATAAAATGCCCAACAAAGAattggaaaatattaataatgagcaaaaacaaaaattggAAGCAAGTAAAAGTAACATTAAAATGTTTGATAAATCGAAGAAACTCAAGGCAAATACATTGAATCGtgaaaaaacaaaattgCTAATAAGTagaaaaaattttgatacGAGGAGAGAGCAGTTCGAGCATGACaacattaaataatttttctttttctttttttaaattaataataatttatttagatatatatattcgagctataaattattctgattaattaaacaaatatattattacaaatagTTATAATTTAGtcgttttttttttttgaaaaatgtGTTGTTCTAGTAAACAAAATGCAATTAGATTGATTAAAGATACCCATGGAGTACATAGTGCAATTATTCAAGATCCAACTAAAGACgatttaaatcaaataaataataaaagctTGCTTTCAATTGCAATGCAAATGACATTCCATCAAAGCTTTGAATCAGTTATTTTGTTTGAATCATGGAGAACATCTAATAGATTTGATTATTTCATTTCATGTTTATTCATAATTTTAATGGGGTGTTTTACAATGTTCATCTCTTCcataaacaaaaaatacattaaagagataaaaaaaaacagaGTAGAACACGAAAATTTAGGTATAAAAGTTATATGTACGAATGTATTATTAACTATTTTGTACTACTTTATGCATTATCTATTAATGCTAATTGCTATGACATTTAATTGGGGATTATTCTTTTCCGTTATTATCGGTCTTTCGATAGGCTATGGAATATTTGAACTAGGCTCaataacaaaaaatgaatGTAGCTGCAATAATGACTGCGATTTACCGTCATGTTGTTGATCACTTGGAATGTTTTTAGTGATGAGTATTCATAGGCGCTATATTAAGTTgtgtaataatttttctagactaattgaatcaaaaaattttaattaatctgaaaattaaatatttgtaaagttgataattgtttttgactttattttttctcattattgcaataattatatatttgttcaataacaatatattgttttttGGCTAGTTTTATAGATGAGCAGACTTCAGCACGAAACAGATGGGGGAAATGAAAGaacaaataaatcattGCAATATGAAAACTTTTCTTTAGAATCCCAAAGTATATTTCAAAGAGAAAGTTTTGATGGTTTCAGAGCTGAAATAGCTAAGTCTGTCACCTCAAATTTACAAACTTcttattcattatttttaggcacttcaaatattaaaggcTATTCTTATCAACTTGGACCTTCGTATCAAAGCTCATCAAAAAATACACTCATTTTAGCTAGAGTTAATGATGAAGGGACAGTCAGCGGTCGTTTTTCTCGTTGctttggaaataatattgagggtagaatttcaataaattcgAGCTTGTCAGACGAAAATAAGAACATGAGTGAAGTTTCTATCGATTATAATGGTGAAGAGAGTAGCTATTCATTAAAAGTTGCATATCAAGGAATATTTTTGCTAAATGGACTATTTTCTCAATTGATCACAAATAAACTGCAATTGGGTGGTGAACTAACATGGATTGCAGCCAATAATACATCAATAATGTCTTTGGGGTCGCGATATTGCCAcggaaaaaatattttttttaaccaAATTACAAGGCAACCGGATTTCACGAGCCCAGGACGAATTTTCGCAAATATTCACTCACTCAGATCATCTTTCTATAGGAAATTAAGTGATAGGTTATCTTTAGCGAGCGAATTAGAAGTATCAATACCTAATTTTGAGTCGACATTGCGCTTTGGGTATGAGTACTTATTCAAAACAGCGAGAATTCAAGGGATGATAGATACTTGCGGAAAAATATCACTGCAGTGTTTAGATAACAAAGGATTTGGGATTTCTGCTGCAATAGACTACTTAAGAAATGACTACAAGTTTGGATTTATGATGCAATTTTTTCCaaatgaaaaagatgatAAATTAGATGATTAATGAAAGAATTAGTTTTAATTcacatttttttcttttttttttttaagcgatgttaaaatatattaagtCAGTTTGATTCAATGAACTTGGACTTACCTAAAAGTGGTAAGCtaatatttgaaacaaCAATAAGAGAAATTGATATTGAATCATGGTGTAAAGAATGCCAAATTGTTAAAAGAAGATTTCTTGAATTGCGTGAAagtagtttttttttgattggAATTCAATTAAGAAGATATTTAAGGGTCAGTTCATTGTTTTGGGAAAGTTagaaattgattttaaatataaacatGGACTAGAATATTGCTCCAGActaaaatttaaatactGTCAAGTGTTGGAGttatttaatgaagataattaTGCAAGTAGTATTGAATTTTAAAACCATATATGTATTACattgaataaaattgaaaataatccaTATATAACTTAACGGATATGCAAGATGTTGAAATTGATGAgcatttattttcaaaaataccaattaaataataaagacaATTATATTTGTGAATCTTTTTTCAGGTGTAAAATGTTTGATAATAGACTCCAAGGATCATCAAAATTAACAATACTTTGATCTTTTTCCGATTCtaacaaaaataagaaGATAGACAACCGAAATTTATTGCCATTCTATCGAGATGAAAGTGCTAAACccaatttgaaattaacttattaaattctgataaaaaatcattaaaaatcaaattaatttgaataaaaacAATGGCAAGAATATCTctcaaaaaaaacttaaGAATAGCACTTATATGATCTAATTACAAACGGTGAGGAGTTGCCACTTCAGCATGAGATTAAATTACCTAAAATTAACAAAGGCGTTCAAACAAGAATGAATAATAGACACCGGAGACATTGAAAGAGTTAATTAGAAGGCTAAAGACTTCTTTAAGATCAGATGGTAAAGAATTATATAGCATAACTAGTGGtttttgaatcaatttGATTAATGTATACAAACATTCGAAAACACAGTAAATCTAGATATTAGTAATTCAATGCAAATTAATTACCATTCTATATGAAGCACTTCAGAATAATAGagataatatttataatttgtttttaatagATATTTACTGTTATAGGTGTTGGCCATTTTACcaatcaatattttaagGAACTTGAGAATTTATACGCGGGAGACATACAACAATTTTCCCCACGCCGCCTAATGGCTGCATACATGCATTACTGGAAATTCTGTCTAATGAAACGAGaaaaaattgttaatataaaattaacaaaacGTGCTCGCTTGCACAggatttatattcaatttagTAAGTATAAGTTGTTTGTTTTGGAagaatttttctttatagATTATACAATTATTCGGAATTATAGGCGGGTAAAAAGCGAGTCTGAGAATTTGTGAATTTGTGTACGGTTAATCACTGGAGAATAAATCATAATGTACTTAAGCTAGCAAAATTTTTCAACTTCGGGTTCATTAAAACTTTGTTTAAGCGTGCGGACTAgtgaatattaattaaaacatATTTACTGTACAACTTTTTCCTAAATCTATATAATgcaaacaaaaaaaaaattagagaATTTCAGAATACAATAAGATGGTAATTCAAAAGTTTGTGGATGTCGCAATGTTCCCCGGAACATACTCCTCATATGATATCACTTCTTATCCAGAAACAATTTTAATACCTGGGCCAATAGATGCGGACAAAAAAATAccatgttttttttttgctccgagatcaaattcaaaaattttgGTTATTTATGCGCATGCAAATGGAGTAGATATTGGTGAGATACACAGCAGATTACATTATGTAAGTGAGAGATTAAAAGTAAACATGTTGCTTTTTGATTATCCAGGATATGGAAAATATGAGGGTAGGTCTGATGAGTCAAGCGTTGACCAGTGTATGAATATACTTTTAAATTTCGCAACACAAGAATTAAATTGGCctatagaaaatataattttatgGGGATGCTCAATTGGAACTGGACCAAGTACACGCCAGGcaaaaattttgaatgaaCGAAAAAAGAAACTGGGAGGACTAGTTTTGCAATGCCCATATAAAAGCATTAAGCACGCAGCAGAGAGCTTAGCAGGGAAAATAGGCCGGTTTTTAATTTCACAAAGATGGAACATTCAATCTGAAATAATGGACTGTTCCTGCCCAGTTTTGTGGATTCATGGGAAGAAGGATTCGTTATTCAATTGGCATGGTAGCCTTGAGATGTACAATAATTACCACATTCATTTAAGAAGTTGCCATTTCCCAAAAGATGCAAATCATCACTATTTCGATATAGAGGTTGATATAATTCAACCAATTcagaaatttattaataaatttgtattGCCGAATACTCTCCCAATATTTGATCATGGTTCCATTAGAAATGGAAAGAAAGTTaagttaaatattaataaggTATATAGTAGTAAATTGAACCCATTTAGACCAACTATTTTAGATGTTTATCTTACTAGAAATACAAATGTTAAAGTGTCCAAAGACAATTGTTTGCcaggagaaaaaaaatctaaCGATACTTCTAACAACaatattgatgatgaagGCAATcatattagaattattggGCCAAAAGATATAAAATCAATTCTACCGTTTTGGGGAAATAACAAGAAAGATACAAGCTCTACTATTCATAGCCAGAAAAATATGATTTATTTGGAGGGCGATTTTGCACCTAAATATATTTGGCTAAATGGTGAGGCAGGGGAATATATCAAGCATTCACAAGAAAATATCTCTAAAACgaattcttcttcaagTATTTACCTTTCATCATCAGGGGaagatgaatttgaaaataatagtgATTATGACAATGGATTTTATAGTGATGCCGACTCAAATCAAAGCGATGATTATTCTAACGAAGAATTCAAATGCTACAATAAATTAGTTAATTCAAACATAATCagttcaaataatatatttcataaaaatattaaacaatGCATTTCTTACAACAATATCAATACAAATGTCTATtcaatttataataatgcATTTGAAAAAAGCCATAAGCTCAATTTTAGGAAAAGAAATGTTATTTTGAACAACCCAAGTGTATTTAGAATGGAATGTAGGAATCGAATGGAGAGGCTAAATTTCAGATCTTTCataaaaaatgaagagTTGCTTTTAAATTTCTGGCCAATTACGAATCTTTATTGCTATTTATttgatcaatattatcaatttttccaaataataCTGCAAAAACTTAAACAAGGTGAATTTTCATTCATAAAAAATGGTAATGATACGTTTTTATCAGTCATTATGTGGGTTAGAAggctttattatttatatactCCAACATTATTTATGAATTCTATCTATTTATATGATCCTGACTCTGATAAATGGGTTTTAGAAGGTATTACAATAggtaatatttatattcaactaaaaaatattgatggAGTATGTGGCAGGCTGGCAGTAAGATTATTGGATAATTATCCTATATCTAACAGTTTTCCTCCACCTTATTACATAATTGTACCAATTTATGTGCCCCCAAAGCCATTTTTCCAACCAATTGCTGAATGGATTgttagaaatatttatagGTTTCACGTATATAATCTaattaaattgaataaatcaACTAAATATAGAGAGTTACTCATTTCTCAAAAATACACGAATATAGACTTTTTTAATGACCCAATGAATCAATTGGAAACGAAGTGCCTTTTAGAAGAGCTCTCGTTTTCAAGTTTAcaacattttcttttgtCAAATACAAGGCCAAAGATTGAGAAGCTTGCATTAATCACAGGTTTTGGGAACTGGATTCCCTTTGGATGGTGCGAATTCTTCGTTAAGCTATTCgaaacaaattcaaaacACTATCTTCAGAGGTTATTTTTGAACCACGAAAAGGTAAATATCAATAGTAATGACTTCATCAATTTATTGGTTCCATTTTATTTGCCAAGTTTCgtaaatttagaaattatgtttagaataattaaaacaaagATAAAGACGAGAGATGAATGGATTGATAGCATGAAAactaattcaaaaaatgaatttcaggaaaatcaaattaacaGTTTAATTCATCCAGATATATGTAACAACATTTTTAGTAATTTAATGATTGTGAtaaattcatcaataaaaataacaGATGGTTTAAAAATTCGTAGTGATACGAAAAACAAACATTTAGATTTTCAAACAAATACGCAAAACAGCTTTTTATTACAAAGCAACCAATTAAATTGggaagaaatattaagggattttgattcattttctaattttatgtctcaaattaatttcataaCTCCTGATCTTTTCTTGCCTGGTATCAGCCAGACTTTCAGAGGGAGACAACGCACTGAAAATCAAAAACCAAGTCATGAAAAAacaaatgaattaatacaTTCGACTTCTGATAATGTTTTAGAGACAATTCCAATCTTTGGAAACATGGGATTTGATCAAATTAACCAATCTGCTGATACGGATGAGTTTAATTACGAGGAAATACCGGAAGTTGATAGCAATAAAATTGAGAAGCTTCACGATGAAATCGAGTCTCCAGAACAAACAATAATGAGATCATTCCAaggaaaaattattgtaatAGATGACTCCTTAGACGCTATTAAATACGATAATAgtgaaaaaaattcttctgACGGATGTGAAGGGTTGATTGAAAAATCTGCAAATAACGAGTTACCTTTAACTTGGGAATCTGTATTTTTAGATTCACATGACCCGCTATTAATCATAAACCAATTACAATATCGTGATAGGATATATATGGGTATGTCTCCAACGAATTACATGGTTCTTCATAGGTCGTTGTATGagaaatattcatttttgaGATTGAACTATGAATCCGAGTATCTATTTCGCCTATTATGGCATTTTTCTCATTGCTGTATTTACCATGGAAATTTGCTGAATAGTTCTACTCTAAATAGAGATTTTGAAAGTTCCATTATTCACCCATTACAATGTATCTTGCTAATTATAGGTATTTTAAGAAGGTCATTGGAGAATCCAAATCATTCTGACTTGAAACAACTCAACTGGGAAAGAGACAATAGCGATGATCAATACTCAGGTTTTAATTCTTCATGTATTAATTCAAGCacaaacaaaaaattgaatGTAGTAGAAAGGATACTTGCAGTTTCTATTGAGTTACTTGAGAATGGAGTTTGCAATCAGATCGTAAATTACCAAATGAATTGCAAATCTAATTATGACCCATTTATTCTTGGAAGCAATATTCAAGGTATTTtggattcaaaaaataatgaatctTTGAATTCTATTTTACATGAAAACGAATCAAACTTAGAGTCTAGTTCCAATTgcaagaaaaatattaattctactcttgaaaaaaattatgaggtaaatataaataaggaagaaacaaaaattttaaaCTGTAAGAATAATCTATCTAATGATTCTTCGTTATCTTCTTCACGTATATCGTCATTAGAATCTGTGATACAAAAAGTTTACGATTgcaaaatcaataaaaatgaattatcaaACACTGATAGAAAACAACCACGCAAAGTTGTTATTTATTCTTCAACAACTAAGTCAATACACaaagataatttttttggaGAAGAAACGGGAATTCTTAAAAGGATGGTTAAAAATAAGAAGCAGATGAAAGAAACGAGGATTGTTAACATAAACCAGCAATCCAAGAAATTTAACACATTTTCTCCTACGTTAGTAGCTAATCAAAATTTAGATAGGCCCCAGAGCCAGAATATTTTGAGATCTATTGGATTAGAATCTACAAACGCATTTTGTGAAAGAAATCTCGAATCTTACAAGGGTGATAAGCTACAAAGCAAATTTAAGGTTTTTACCTCTTCTCCACTGAGAATATTTAAGAAGTAGATCGCTTCTACACTAACCTTAGacaaaattataaattaatttagtatatctctttaattttttttttttgataaaataactttttttctaaCAAAGCACTACCGCAGTTTATTTTCATGTGGACAAGCATTTTAGATtgctaaaaaaaaaaatttcaaggTTGTGTGAAGGTAGCATTTCCTATTCTTTCCTTCTTATGAAGAGTTTATTCTCATTTGATTTTCTTGGAAAATGCAATTCTCgttgttttaatattttattgacAGGGCCTGCATCATCAGGTAGAACAACATTCCTACTCAGACATTTAAAAGGTAGGTATGTAGATTCAGCAACAACTGAAAACATTTATTCAGCTGTAATTGAAAGAGAAAATTGTGTACTGAATATTGTTGATAAGGACATTTTTTCCCAATCCGATAACTCTTATAATTGTACtttaaaaatcaaaaatagaAACGAGATTGATAAAAATGGATGCattgtaaaaaaaaaaggtaaAGATAAAATGCAAATTATTGGTAAAGATACTAtaaatgatgaagataatagtaatattgatggaattttgttttttattgattCAAGCGACCATGGTCGAATACCTCTTGCTAGGAGGCTGTTGAtgcaattattaaagaaagcAAACAAACAAACTcctatattaattattgcaaCAAGGCAAGATATAATCGGCGCATTAGCTCCTGGAGAATTAGCAGCAAAGCTAAAAATTGAGGATATCGCAAGTATGTTTGAAGACCAAGCCTGGGACTACGGCATTATTGGAGTCTCTGCATATACAGGGTTGGGCTGCAACGAAGCTTTAGACTGGATTTCGGAAGCCATTTGGAGACATCAGTTATTATGCCATTGCATTCCATTCAACCGTTTTTGTTATAATTTATGTAACTCTGGCATTTTAATGTTAAATTTTTGAACCAGCACTTACGAATTATTCAATCTTCTAACCTCGTATTGTATCCTCCGCATGTTTGGCATTTAAGCCCGTAAGGGTGTGAATAGGTATTACATTTAATATTGCAATCAttacaaaatatatttacaagTTCCTTGGATTCCTCAGGTATTGGGGATTCGGCGATCATTTTATCTATTTCATTCCATATCTGAGAATTGTCTCCCAAGGACTTACTGCAAATTGGACAACGTAGGCTGGTTAGCCCCTTTGCTTCTCCTAGTAGAAGTAAACAATCCTCATGTATTGTGTGACCacaatttaaaattgacacagtttttattgaataaaatagATCTTCTAAGCATAAGGGGCATGGGCGTCTACATGAATTCTCAATGCATTTGTGGGTTTCTTTAATGCTCAGTGGGTAGCACATGCAACAAACTTTGCAGTGAAAGTAAGATTCTTGACCACCCACTCTACAAATTCCGCATTCATCACAATgaaatacatttttttctattccATTGTCGTCCCAAAGGTTGCATTTACTACAAAAGTACTTGGCAAATTGAGTTACATCACATTTTTTACCAGATTTTTCGCCACACTCTGCGCTATTAATACAAGAGTTACTTGCTGGCTGACGCTTATTACATCTTCTACATACCACTTCTTTAATGCTAAATCTATCAACCTCGTGATGGTCTTCTTGGCTCTCATTATGACAATGTCTACAccaatattcattattacaGCATGGTGCAATAATTCTGCACCTAGATTTATAGTGTTTACACCCGTCCATAGACCCGAGTTATtggatta contains:
- a CDS encoding dictyostelium gelation factor like filamin type immunoglobulin domain that is involved in binding actin, translated to MHSVCSNNDDDKSDIFSGSDSHKFVPLNPNFAKEINASIPMGVYGGIQKNEEPYLNSMKNSSLMVMELIPTQQIVKCETHTLQNQDLNFAQLNREDLVHKGSYDSYSFETIKNHYFDCRYLPNEYTDDNLFLKDSFSTKKQGEITIKQLIKQASGIITEEVANNCRATGIGLKQAVSGEITQVMIYTYSENNQRITYGGYNFRILLTPYKLDSLNSQDQVPFISLELLDMNEVFEGSVIDNHDGTYTASYICKKAVPHKLEIVESKNKIKIGESPFVIQVTPGKSYPELCWAEGEGLKYYNIDETISTFKIYSVDRMGNKTKRGGDKYEVFGVGGIKIQQILDLKNGEYEVYYKVHKCNLDDYKEINIKLFGQFIKTPAFYPVSKVLLDEKTINTNYEIDQNNLLNKTILKFDNLSIDIKPAYTLSMVFKHFNEMKKMGNEIDISIPNLAPFPEEKESKTNREIIKRLGILNSSNNFEVNDDMILNDKIRASILDDYKNNILKNITNKLIKNEEILNDLSKAIILHCETGKKHDRKLAKDEKKLESELDEITDCQQRMFATYSCLQQGGIDSLPVSFELEDPGKVKSRQTKDRKFYIDTYNLLEKKFEEINLRKELFEKKRDEYTQKLHRTLATRQKSIIKTQRSYNRILDELDKVYSQLSKKQTRRQDLYKNLKSDSLKVYEGLENQKVLDFHLKKNTVITMNSERHEVDKLANHDDNNNNNKRITGRDRKYNNYSCLVPTDPESPAFWFAEASYLRDEKEKINQYKKHDDDFNINNLLSDNPQKIKRWDLDEDSRWISCPSSVSITFSTMKTPEIQPIKQKGMFKNDIYTENFNKIKNEILSGEKKDPMLPENMNDEEINVIIQKDKERKKLFSKMINTKKSNALDDNSSQWVNEPPSPRKIKSFYNKYLDYYNEKLFNVIKEESNNEELKYETDIGHDYIDINLLNKDVKLIPKLFWDKDFILKLNAGATQKEDFDKIKNVWEDQLKAGREMKKSIEAEKLKLMKLLPKDDFNINHLDVMEYHDENNLVNNIKDSNIVKTDWRQINHTFKSDPRDVPWEFLDEISKLDTMPSQELNKEDLQKYIVESLVLNGKGLSNIKNQIKESLIQEEKSIREAQSNKMPNKELENINNEQKQKLEASKSNIKMFDKSKKLKANTLNREKTKLLISRKNFDTRREQFEHDNIK
- a CDS encoding copper transporter, 3 transmembrane domain, conserved in metazoa and apiacomplexa; protein product: MCCSSKQNAIRLIKDTHGVHSAIIQDPTKDDLNQINNKSLLSIAMQMTFHQSFESVILFESWRTSNRFDYFISCLFIILMGCFTMFISSINKKYIKEIKKNRVEHENLGIKVICTNVLLTILYYFMHYLLMLIAMTFNWGLFFSVIIGLSIGYGIFELGSITKNECSCNNDCDLPSCC
- a CDS encoding Tom40p like translocase; this translates as MSRLQHETDGGNERTNKSLQYENFSLESQSIFQRESFDGFRAEIAKSVTSNLQTSYSLFLGTSNIKGYSYQLGPSYQSSSKNTLILARVNDEGTVSGRFSRCFGNNIEGRISINSSLSDENKNMSEVSIDYNGEESSYSLKVAYQGIFLLNGLFSQLITNKLQLGGELTWIAANNTSIMSLGSRYCHGKNIFFNQITRQPDFTSPGRIFANIHSLRSSFYRKLSDRLSLASELEVSIPNFESTLRFGYEYLFKTARIQGMIDTCGKISLQCLDNKGFGISAAIDYLRNDYKFGFMMQFFPNEKDDKLDD